The following DNA comes from bacterium.
ATACGAATTTTCGTATCCTGCGCACTTCTACCTGGAAGAAACTCCATACGATCGAGGACAAGAATTTCTTCCTCTTCGAGACGATATTCCGGGCCACCAGAAGTGGCGCCCGGATTGTTGAAGTTCCCGTAACGTTCCATCCGCGCAAATACGGCGAATCGAAACTAAATTTCCTGCAACAGGCGCCGAAGTATTTCCTGAACCTGTTGCGCCTGGTGATTTTCAATAGAACTTCTTGACGCATCAGGTACCTCACGTACACTGACCGCATGAAAATCGAGATCCTCAAGCCCTCCTGTAACCTTGAGACCGTGCGAGACGGGAGAGGCGGCATTTTTACGTGGCTTCCTGAAGACCCATTGGTGGAATTCAATATGCTCTATTTCCAACCAGGGAAGACGCGAGGGCATCATTTCCATCCGGAATTCAATGAGTATTTTCTGGTCGTGGAAGGGTCGGGAGTCATGGTCACGAAGGATTCGGAAGATGCACCAGAAGAGCAGATACATATGAGTCGTGGTTCGTGTGTCCGGACACCGAAGGGGGTCTCGCATGCGTTCTATGCGATTACTGCCGTGACGGCGATCGCTATGCTTTCTAAACGGTGGGATGATTGCGACCCCCCGATCATTCGTATCGATCACCTCAAAGGAGAAGGTGAGGCACGTGAATAGCCATGGCGTCTATTGCAGTAGTCGGCGCGCAGGGCTATGTCGGCAGGGCCTTAGTCATGGCGCTCAAATCTTCTGCGTACGAGGTGACGCCGGTCACGCGGGATACGTATACGGATAGTATGCATGGATCGTATGACGTTCTTATAAACGCTGCGATGCCCAGTGCTCGTTTCAAAGCAAAGGAAGATCCAGAGTGGGATTTCCGGGAGACTGTTGCAAAGACCGCGGATCTCCTCTATCGATGGAAGTTTGGTAAATTCGTCCAGATCAGCACCATCTCTGCCCGCTCCCAACTCGATACGATGTATGGACGCCACAAGGCGGCAGCGGAGTCATTGTGTAGCGCGAAAGACAACCTCATAGTACGTCTCGGGGCAATGTACAGCGAAGATTTGCAAAAAGGGGTTTTGGTCGACATGGTCTCCGGCAGACCTGTGTTCGTCGACGGGGAAAGTAGGTATTGTTTCGCGTCTCGTGACTTCGTTGCTTCATGGATTGTATCTAATCTTGATCGCACGGGAATTGTCGAGGTCGGCGGGAGGGAGGCGGTTGCTCTCAAGGATATCGCTGCACATCTCGGCACGAACATCTTGTTTCAAGGCGTTGTCGATCATCAGGAGATATCGGAACCCCATGACGATTTCCCCTATGCTCGCGAGGTATTCACCTTTCTTGATAATTGGAAGCCGAAGCTCTAGAATCAGATTACGAAACATGACTTCATCTAACGCTCCTCGTATTGATCGGTGCCGTGTTTGCGGCAATACCGAGATTATTCCGTGCATCGACATCGGCGAGCAGTATCTTTCCTCTGTCTTTCCGGAGAACCTTGAATATCGTCGCGATGCGGTGAAGTATCCACTGGATATGGTCATGTGTAAGAAGAAGGAAGATGGGAGCACGTGCGGACTGGTGCAGCTCGGTCATCGCCTCGATCTGACCGCGATGTATGACGCCTACCCCTATACCAGCAGTACCAATTCCTCTATGGCCCGCATTCTCGAAGACGTAGCGGCAAGTGCAAAAACTTTGAACGCACTTAAGGAGGGTGATGTTGTACTCGATATTGGAGGGAACGATGGGACGCTGCTCTCGTTCTTCCGCGAAGATCCTGTGCGTCTCATTACGATTGACCCCGCGAAGAACGTCACCCCAATGTTTTCGTCAGAGCGATACACAGTGGTACGTGATTTTTTCAACAAGGCAGCGTTTGACGCTGTCTCTGCGCAGAAGGCGAAACTGGTATTCAGCATCGCGATGTTCTATCACCTCGACGACCCGATCAGCCTCGCACGAGACGTCGCGGCATGTCTTGATGACGACGGAGTGTGGATCATTCAAATGGCGTATCTTCCTGCGATGATCAGGACGAACATGTACGACAATATTGTCCATGAACATGCGGGATACTACGCGACAAATCATATGACCTGGCTGCTGGACCAGGTGGGTTTGGAAGTATTCGATGTCACCGAGAATGATGTGTATGGAGGAAGTTTCAGGGTCTTCGTCAAGAAGAAGGGTTGTGCCGCGTATCCTACGACCGAGCGTCTGAATGCTAATCTTCGTCAAGAGATCGCCGACGGCCTTTTCGAGGAGGAGACCTATCACGCGTTCATGCGCCGCATCGAGAAGACTCGGGATGATCTTCGACAGTTATGCAACCAGATAAAGGCAGAGGGAAAGAGTATCTGGGTATACGGCGCTTCGACGAAAGGAAATACCATCCTTCAATACTGCGGCATAGGAGGCGAGACTATCACCGCAGCGGCGGATTCTAATCCCTTCAAGCATTGGAAGTACATCATTGGATCGGATATCCGCATTACTACTGAAGAAGAGATGCGCGAAGCGAAGCCAGACTACCTTATTGCACTTCCGTACAGTTTCGTTGATGGCTTTATGAAGCGTGAATCAGCACTGGTTTCGCAGGGGACGAAATTCATCGTCCCGCTTCCTGATGTAAAGGTCATCGGGAACTGATATTCTCCGATTTCTTTTCGTAGAGAATGTACTTATCGAATCTGTCCACTTGGGTGTATAGACCGGTAAGGCGCTCAGTTTCTTCGAATTTCTGATCAACTAGTACGAAATCAGGAGTACCGGAGAATAGTAGTGCCAGGTTTTTCTCGCCGCGGATGACGTTGTCGCCGTATCTGAGATATTGGTAATACTCGGAGGATTCAAAGAAGATCACTGCTTCCGGAACATTATAGAAAAAAACACTTTTTCCCTCGGGAATATTCCGCAAATGTTCAGTAAGTTCCGCTGAGCGAGTACTATTGCGGTATTCAGAGATCCACGAGTTAAAGACGGTTTGATGCGCTTGGAACAGTATCAGGGCAGCGATACATACTCCGCTTCCCACACGAGTGATGGTCCGACGTTGTGGCGGGGTTGAAATGGTTGCGAGTGCGAGAGGAAGGAATACGAGCGCGAGGACTTCTGCAGGAAAGAAGTAGCGATAGAATCCGCGACTCATGAGGTAGAGGCCTAGGTTTACCATAGCGAACGTCACGGCAAAAAACTCGATTGACTCGACTCTAATTCCGCGCTTCCAGCGAGCCATGAGTGAGAGTATCCATATGCCGAGCAGACCGAGGAAATACATCGGCTGCAATTCTGTGAAGAATTGCACGAAGATCAGGGGAAGTCGTTGAAACGGGGTGGAGCCATCGGCGTTGGCGGCGAATAAAATCTCCCTGAGAGCATGGACGTCACCGCCGAGATGAATCACAAACCAGGCGCATACGACCGCGAGAGCGCCGAGTGCGTAGGCGCACGCCGCATTGAAGGATAGGGATTTGCGTCGAATGAGAAAAATAAGAAACGCTGACGGAGCAATAATGAGGAGGTAGATTGGTTTTGTGGCCATTGAGAGTCCGGCAAGGATGCCGGCGCCAACCCAGACAGGTACGCGCCCTGATCGTTCGGCGCGTATAAATGCAAGCAGTGATGCTGCGAAAAACATGAGTCCCGGCACTTCGCCGAGTACGTTTTTCCCGTGACCGTAGAGAGGCGCGAATGTAACAAGAAGTAGCAGGGAGAGAATGGGTGTCGTATACCCGCGCTCGGGAGCAATGCTTCGAACCAATGCAAATATGCACCATCCGAGGAGAATAATGAACGCAACCATAACGCATCGTGCGATCAAAAGATCTGTGCCGAAGAGCGCGAACGACAGCGCGATCGGATAGATGACCGGAATACTGGTGGTCAAGAAGTCGGTCGATATGAATTCCCCCGGGGCAATCTGTATTCCGTACACGTCGTGGTCTATGAGATTCTGTGACACTTGTACGATCGATCCCTCGTCCAACCATGTTGGTGGATTCTCCTGTAATCGATAGAAGGAAAGTAGTAACAGTGCCACAACCGCTCCCGCTATCATAAGTAGGTGGATTAGTTTGAGCGGTTCAACATCAGACTTTGCTGTTCGAGACTTGAAAACGAGGTGCTTGTAGCTGAAGAAATTAATGATCGCTATGCAGATTCCGCTGACGAGCTGCCCGATCAGGTAGTGGATATTCGCATGTTCGACAAGGGTGTAGATAATTGTCGTGTTCAATATAAGCGTCAGGATCATCACCAAGAGATACAGCGTTGCTTGTATGTGTAGATGAGTGCGCGAGTTCTCAGCAAACGTCCAGAATTTTTGAAGAGAGAAGCTGACGAAGAACGAGACCGCGAACGCCGCAATAGAGGAATAGAGGTACCAGATATCAAAGAAATGTGTGAGAACAAACAGCGTTCCGAGATTAACAGCGGTCGCAAGACCTCCTGACAGGATAAATCTTACCAACCGCACAGTGGCGGGATGCGAAGTATCCAGCTCTCGATAGAGGGTTACGGCAGAGAGTAGTATTTCTCGAG
Coding sequences within:
- a CDS encoding cupin domain-containing protein, with the protein product MKIEILKPSCNLETVRDGRGGIFTWLPEDPLVEFNMLYFQPGKTRGHHFHPEFNEYFLVVEGSGVMVTKDSEDAPEEQIHMSRGSCVRTPKGVSHAFYAITAVTAIAMLSKRWDDCDPPIIRIDHLKGEGEARE
- a CDS encoding NAD-dependent epimerase/dehydratase family protein — encoded protein: MASIAVVGAQGYVGRALVMALKSSAYEVTPVTRDTYTDSMHGSYDVLINAAMPSARFKAKEDPEWDFRETVAKTADLLYRWKFGKFVQISTISARSQLDTMYGRHKAAAESLCSAKDNLIVRLGAMYSEDLQKGVLVDMVSGRPVFVDGESRYCFASRDFVASWIVSNLDRTGIVEVGGREAVALKDIAAHLGTNILFQGVVDHQEISEPHDDFPYAREVFTFLDNWKPKL
- a CDS encoding class I SAM-dependent methyltransferase, with the translated sequence MTSSNAPRIDRCRVCGNTEIIPCIDIGEQYLSSVFPENLEYRRDAVKYPLDMVMCKKKEDGSTCGLVQLGHRLDLTAMYDAYPYTSSTNSSMARILEDVAASAKTLNALKEGDVVLDIGGNDGTLLSFFREDPVRLITIDPAKNVTPMFSSERYTVVRDFFNKAAFDAVSAQKAKLVFSIAMFYHLDDPISLARDVAACLDDDGVWIIQMAYLPAMIRTNMYDNIVHEHAGYYATNHMTWLLDQVGLEVFDVTENDVYGGSFRVFVKKKGCAAYPTTERLNANLRQEIADGLFEEETYHAFMRRIEKTRDDLRQLCNQIKAEGKSIWVYGASTKGNTILQYCGIGGETITAAADSNPFKHWKYIIGSDIRITTEEEMREAKPDYLIALPYSFVDGFMKRESALVSQGTKFIVPLPDVKVIGN
- a CDS encoding GtrA family protein; translated protein: MSAREILLSAVTLYRELDTSHPATVRLVRFILSGGLATAVNLGTLFVLTHFFDIWYLYSSIAAFAVSFFVSFSLQKFWTFAENSRTHLHIQATLYLLVMILTLILNTTIIYTLVEHANIHYLIGQLVSGICIAIINFFSYKHLVFKSRTAKSDVEPLKLIHLLMIAGAVVALLLLSFYRLQENPPTWLDEGSIVQVSQNLIDHDVYGIQIAPGEFISTDFLTTSIPVIYPIALSFALFGTDLLIARCVMVAFIILLGWCIFALVRSIAPERGYTTPILSLLLLVTFAPLYGHGKNVLGEVPGLMFFAASLLAFIRAERSGRVPVWVGAGILAGLSMATKPIYLLIIAPSAFLIFLIRRKSLSFNAACAYALGALAVVCAWFVIHLGGDVHALREILFAANADGSTPFQRLPLIFVQFFTELQPMYFLGLLGIWILSLMARWKRGIRVESIEFFAVTFAMVNLGLYLMSRGFYRYFFPAEVLALVFLPLALATISTPPQRRTITRVGSGVCIAALILFQAHQTVFNSWISEYRNSTRSAELTEHLRNIPEGKSVFFYNVPEAVIFFESSEYYQYLRYGDNVIRGEKNLALLFSGTPDFVLVDQKFEETERLTGLYTQVDRFDKYILYEKKSENISSR